The genomic segment CGCTAGTCAACAAACGGCCTCCGCCGCACGGTCTGTTCGCGTCCGCTACTGTGGAGAAGAACGTTTACGGTGCCGTCTGCTTCCAGAACCTAGACACTCGACGCGCTCGGTTACGCCCTCAGAGTTCTGCCTGACCAACCGGTCAACTGCTCCTCCCCAGTCTTCCTTCtacctcttcttttcttctgtgaaTCGGCGCCGACGAGAAACCTGGGAGCTGCATGAGTCTTGTGTCTCGGCTCTTGGGCACATGCGTACCCCAAACAATCAACAGCTACGCGGTAAATGAGCAAGCGCGGAGAGGTGACTGCTGTTGAATGATTTTCATGCCTCCACTGCGAGCCTGGGTCTCGGGATGGCTGCCCCTAGTCTAcagcgcctgtctccacttgTTCACCTCGAAAgatcgaggagaaaacgaaaacctGCCAACACCTGTTGAACGTCAAAACGGATGTTGCCGCCGGTATACACACCATCTTTCACCGATGCACGTTCCAATGTCCTGGCACTCATTTTGCCTGAGTGTACAGTTCCTGCCACTGTtcaaaacgaaagaagacgccTACCTGAGTTCCGTCGACAGTGTGGCGCATGTCAGCAACACGAGCGACCGGGTCCGGAGTTGTGAAGGTGATAAAACCGAAGCCTCGGCTCCTGCCTGTGAACTTGTCGAAGAGCACTTCACTGTCAGCTACGTCGCCATACTGCTGGAAGTAGGTGCGAAGGCTGTCAGCTGTtgcagagacggcagagaaagTAGTAACACATGCGAAGTCGGTCTACCAACGCAAACGGACCAACACATGAAGATCTTTGCCCTGAAGTTTGTTGAGTTCCGTACAGCTGTAGGTAAACGGTTTGTTTACGGCTTAGACGAGCGCATCCaccgacgaaaaagaagaattATCGCTGCTATCCGTCCGTGTCATTCAAAGCCCAGGCCCTAGTCTGCGATTCCGCCcagcctttctcctttccgaTGAAAAAGGTTTCCAGTGTCAAGGGTACAGGATGGAACTTTCGCCGTTTCGTAAAACTCCCACCTAAAGTCACCCGGTTCTCCCCTGCCCCTTCCACGCCACTCCCTCTCTCCGACGCtaggaggaaggaaagaaaacaaaaaaatATCGGCAAACAGAAAATGATGGGCTTCAGTGCTCGGTGCAGCGAGCTTGAAGCTTCGACTACGGTTGTTACCAGACGTTAAAACGGGCACTCGCAACACCAGCAGGTTGGTATGCCATCCTCTTTCAGTATCTTCACACACCGCGACAGCGTCTGGGCACGCGTTGAAGAAAGTGCGATGCCCTTTAACCTCATCTTACTTGTCGTCGAGCGGCTGAGTCCACCGACAAACAGTTTGCGCATCTGGAGCTCCTTGTCCGGTTCTTGGGGTGGAGAGCGTTGTCCGTCGGCGCCTGCGGCACTGGAGGGGTCATCGGCATCAGATGAGGGTGGAGGGGAGCCGCTGTTTTCCTCCTCATTCCGCGCGCCTTCCCTCGAATCGGCGTTTTCTCCGAACGCATGCGCGACGTCTCCGGCGTTTGCGCCGTCCGCGGGCGCCGCCGCACCCTGCTCCAGACTCTGGTGGTTTTGTCCTTGAAGCATCTGCATTACTTCGCCAGAGTTCGGCTGGGCCTGGGCGACTTCATCCTCGACGAAGGGCAGCGGAATGCCAGAGTCGTCTTCGGGCATACCGACAGCGCCGTTGTTGTGTGAGTCGAAAGCCATTTTGGAAAGGTTGAGCTTGTGGCTCGCGACACAGAGCGCCACGCGGGGGGAGGATGCAGAACGAAAGTGGGATGTGCAGCAGAGCGCGGCGAGTAACTCCGACCCAGACGGGAGACAGCACAAACGCCAAGAACAGATTGCAAGCGGGTGAGAGGCGGCCGAAACGGAACAAGGACGGGAACGGGGACTGCGGAttcctgcagaaaaaaggaactcGTCTACGTCGAAGACGAAAGGGAAGTCGAAAAAAAGCGGCGAAAGGCAAAGAAACGGGGGAAGGTACGCGGGAGAATGACGAAGCTCGCTGGGACAAAACGGGCGTGGACGGGAAGATGCTACGCAGGCTGGAGTGGCCGACAGGCTCTTGTGGAAACGTCCACGGCAATTGGAACAGGAGCACAGAAAATGGAACCGAGAAAATTTGAACGGAAGAGTTGCCTTCACAAGACTTTGCAAAAACCAAAAAAGTTGGGATCGACGAGAAAAGTGCTACAGAGAGTTTCTCCCCACGCACCCGGTACGGTGTTGGAGGGAACGGGAAACGCTCCCTttgaagagcgaaaagacaCCGCAAACGTCAAACGTGAATCGGTAAGGGTCtaaaagaaaaggacagaaaacacacagagagatcTCCCCTTTATGGATATCAGCACACGTGACCCTACATTACTCCAGCTGTAGCCTTTTCCGAAGTCCAACAGTTCCCCTCTCTAGGAGGCCGCGGGTTGGCGTCCTACGGTCCGAGTCccgctcttccttttcgaACGCGACACCCTTCTTCCCATATAAGCCTGTATTTTTTTTACTACATAGCCCGTTTCTAGAGGCGCAGCTTGGATCCACGTTTCCATTGACGGCCCAGGTTTTCCCATAGACTTGCACCGTGACGCCGACGACTTTCTGCTCACACTAATCAAGGCGTTCCACCGGCATATTTTTTCAGCAGAGATCGGGCGGGTCGCTTTGTTGGTTGCTTCGCCACGTCTCCCGAGACGCAAGCAGCAGTTTCCCGTAGAGAACGTGTGAGCTGGCTGCGTGGCAATTCGCCGAAATATGGACGCGATAAACGTGAAGCAAAAAAAATGGCGGATGGGAGCAGACGTTACCCCTGGCTACGTGGAAGGGGATTAAGTGTGATGTAAAAGAAACAACTGATTTGAAGGGATCCAGAGATTCGCAGGCGTCTCTGTTAGGCGCTTCCGTATTCGGTCGACGAACGCGACAGCTCTGTGCAAGGAACATCATCGTCGTTACGCACTTGAACACATACTTTGCCAATGATTGACGATCATACTCTGCCGAACGTAAGCTGCGTGACAAGTAGGGGctcgttcttctgcaggACCCGTGTTCGCCGACAGATGAGGAAAGGCTTTTCGAGAAGACAAGCTCTATACGCCTGCCATAGTATTTACATTACAGAAATTGAGTGATGTGAAATTGGTTCGACACCTTGTACTGTGGAAGCCTAGCTCGTAGTTCGAGGGAATATGCATACATTCGGGTACCACCGATTACACGACGCTGCACGCCTGCTCGCTAAACGTAAATGTTGTCGACGGCGTCAATCATAAGAACGACACGTGCTAGTGTGGCTGGCTGAAATCGTTTAGAGCAAAGTACGTTTTGAAGAGCGCAGAGGGAAACCGAGACCGAACAGAAGCACTCGCTTTCCAAGGCAGCCCTCCACTCGTGGCTAGAATACAGCGGTCTTGAAAATGACGCTCTGTCAGAGCTGACCGATTTTATTCACGTTTGGTACAAAGCAGTTTAGAAGCATATTGGTGTAGTCCACTGTCCTCGCGGAGCCACTTCCAAGCACAGGAGAGATCGCATGTCAACGCTGCCGTTGCACGACCCTTCCCCTCCCCAGATCGCAGGGCGTTTTACTTCCCAAAATAGAAGGCTGATCCTTCAGGAATCTGCCAGAAGTGTATGAAACAGTCTGGTCGCCTGACAAGACGGGATTCAAATGAGCGTTCGTTTGTCGGGGTTGCATGACTGAAGGTGCACGGGGAAAGCAGGAAAGGACGAAGCTTCCCCGCTTATGTGATCTTGATTCTTTTCTCCATAGGAGAAAATTGTCACGACAGGAAGCCGCTAAAAGTAGAACTCCCTTGTCGATGTTGTCCTCTGGCAAGGGTTGCGTGCTCTGGGGGATCTGCGTGTTTACACTGAGTTGGCATCCCCGTTCACAATTCAAGAATGGATTGGAGCGCGCGCTGTGAAGGATTCGTCCGCAGTGTTTTgttctccgctttctcttcggAAATTTTTTCGCAATGTATGCATGGCATCACTTGACTCTCTAGGGCTTTTCAGGTGCCATGGAAGATACTCGCGAGTTGCTCATACGTAGGCACAATAGTCCTTCACATCGTCTATAACCCTTCGAATGGTGTTCATCTCTACCTTTCGGGCAAATCCAATATCATGTGGCTCACTGGTATCCACCTCCCAGAGCAGAGTGACCATCGATTCTGAAGCAGTACCCGTGGCTCTTGCGGAAAGCGCGCAGACTGCCgaggcagaaaagcagacgtCACCGCGTGCGCACCGTTGCTAAACAAAGACCGCCAGATTGTTGTTTCGCACCGCCGACTCCCCCGAAACTTCCTGGCGTTCTACAAACTTCAAGCTCTTCAAGCGAGTGCTGAACGTTGAAACGAGTTATAATATCACCCTGACAGAAGCATTAATAAGCGTGGCACCTCCCTGGTCCTGTGGCTCAATAACGGCTGCTCGACCGGACAAATCAAGAACACCCCAAACATTCGACCGTTGTCAATCCAGAGAAAGGTACCTGGAATGTCTCGTGCTATTCTGAGGCGGCATTGCTTATTGCAAGCGACTTCATGTTTCATGCAATAGCTTCCAGTCGAGCTCGTGTGTTCGGCTGTACAGCGGGCCGCCTGAATACTCACAGAACATGTGAACAATGGcgcttcgacttcttccttctgcgcgAATCACTGGTAACGCAACTAGGTTATGCTTCAATGACGATGTCTCACACCCCAGTGTCGATCCCCCTCTAATACGTAGTTTTTGTAATTCTCGGAGCCTCTGCCACCAAAACCGTCCGTCTGAATCTAGTGCCCGCAGCGGCCTAACACATGCCTAAATGTGGGAAAGCTAACTGGCACAGCCACAAGCACTACTTCAATATTTACAGTAATGTTTCCTTGATAAAAAGCAATTCCGGCCTGCAGGGGCTCTGAGGGGGTCGACTGGTTCCCCCCAGGGATGACAGAAAAATTGGTTTCCAGCCGTCATGTTCATTGCAAAGCCAAGGACTCGTCTGATTCACCCGATGAACCAGGACTCACGAAGTCTTTGTTTAGTTGCTGCTGCAGGtcaaggagaaagacactACACAAACCAGCCCTTGGATTTACAATGACGTAGAGGTGAATGAAAGTTCTCTTTCACCACTCCTAGTGAGGCGTCACTGCTACAGAGCACCACCCATTTTGGGGGTCTGATGTCTGTCGGCTTAACATGAAATCTGCTTCATCAACCGGGCGGACTCTCACCAGCTGTGCAGAAGCATGCCGCTAGCAGTGCCGGAAGTGGCAATGTTGTGGCCAGGTAACAATCGGAAAGGGCATCCCATCAGGACGTAGTGTTTCCTTTAAAACAATGCCTTTCACGGGGAAATTCTGACAAAGGGGATCAATGGAACCACTCCGTGAAAGACAACAGGAGTCTTGCCACTTGCCGTGCAAGACACGACGGGCGGGAGGCCTTCGTCAGCAATAGCATCCCGAGCTTGTTTCGCTTGCTGAAACTTCCTTCGCCCACTCCTGTTCCCTTTTCGCTTTGTTGCTTCCGTTATTGCGTCATGTTAcgggaaggaaaaagagtgCTATTTCGGCGCTTGCCTCTCGAAGCTGTTTTTGTGGTCCGTTCTCGCTGCATACATTGGGGCTCCTCATTCCCATGTATCACGTATTGCCGTCGTGGATCGGACCGTGTTTTCATGTCCTTCTTGACTCTCCTCACTCTGCAAGGCCTTGAATACAGTATTTCGAAGTTGTTGCTTTGAATGGGTATGCTTCTCGTACACGACTAGACTTTTCTGACTTGCCAGTCTCGGGCTAGCTGCCGTGACTTTTATGCTCAGGACGGAGTGCCATGTCGGCTGCGATTAGCGGAATTTTTGCGAGAGACGGTATCAACCACATGCCTagcagaaaacgcaagcAAAACTGACTACAACAGGACAAAAGGGGAAGATAATGGCGGACATCCTGCAGGAAAACTTCCAGGATTTGGTACATTCGCCTGGAGGTGGTCGCAGTGGCACCACGGGCGACAGTAACGGCCAGTCGAAGGCGTCTTCATCTTGGGATGTCTCTAAAAAGTGGTATTTCAAGCTTTttgacgaagaggaagccgcTTTTTTTCAGAGCTCTGTGAAGTGCCTGGCATTGCAGTGGGTACTGAACATCATCTGCAACGTGGGAAacttcgctctcgccttgGTCATCACCATTCATCCGGAATGCCTTCACGGGCACTTCAGCTGGACCACGGTTCACACAAGCATTAACTTGGTTGTCCTATGCGTTAGCATGTTACTTGGCATTGTAGGGATCCGTCAAGGTTCAACAGCGAAGCTGTTCCAATCCTGTGCTGGGCATCTCCTCCTGAGCACATACGAGCTCCTCCTCTTTATCCGGGATTTGTGCATCATCTGCTTCTCCATGGAACAAGATCGACTTTACGTTTACTTCCGCGGTGGAACCTTCCAGCGGTCTCTCTTCACTGGCGTCTGCTCGACTGCTGGGGTTTCCTGTTTCATCTCCCTTCTCAACGGTAAGCACAGTTTCCCGGTTGACGACTCTGCAACATCGCTTCGCGCCACACCCTGTGCTCGGGAGATCGACATCATATTCAACTTGCATTATCAAGGCATAGCGGATTTATGCAACAAATCTCTGCCATCACATCTTAGCTCGTTACTGAAAAGTGCAGTCCAAGACCTGCGGGCAGGTGACCGCTTGCTAGCGCGTGATTCCGTGCCGTAGCGAATCCATGAATTTTATTTCAACATGCCAGTCGATCGGAAGTACAGGCAAGCAAGCGTGTCGTCCAGTGTATAGAACTACAGTCACTCATCATTCCTTTTGGTCAACCCGTATCTGATACTGCCCCGatggaaaggcagagagtTGTAAGGCGGAACTGTACTTCATGAGGTTTTGATTGCCGATGCTCCTCCATGACTCCCAGCCATGTTATGTGAGATAGTGCTCTGTTTCCATGTTCTGCTCCCTCGGATGTCTCGTTTTTGTGCCTCAGCGTACAAACTCCGCAAGCTCATGAACGTGCTACACAAAGCACTGCCTGCTGGAGATGCGTCTGCCCAGGCGTAGAAGACAGGCACGATGATTTTGTtgcggcagcagcggctgctTTCATGGTGATAAAGAGGCTCTCTGAGattgaggagagaaaacagacgaaatCTGAATTTGTTTTGAGCTTCAGTACCAGTCAGTCTGCTAACGGTGAATTGCCTGCTGGCCTGACCCCGATACGTTCTCTGAATCGAACAGCCCTCGAAGTAGTGCAAGTGGCCTTTACTTATTATCTGAAAGGTGTCAGGAATACGTTGTCTCTGTGCCAAAGCTGGTAAACTAGACAGATCAAACACTCTTTCGAAACCGGTTCAAGTGAGTATTTCTGCCGAGGCTTCCGGCCCAAGGCCACACGTAAAAACTTGCGTTATATCACTTTATTCGCCAGAGAAACCAGAGACGGTACGTTCTCTCGTGTCGTTTTACCGAATCCCGAAAGCGTACAGCTCAGCAAATACTGTGATTCACTTATTGTTAATTTTCCAGTACCAGGCAAAGATAATGCAGCATGTAATTCCATTCAAAAAAATCAAGAGAGCCTTCACGCTATTGAAGGTACCGCATATGGTATTGGAGAAAGGAGCCGCCCTTAAGCAGCATCATAGATCTCTTCATAAAGCAGCCGCACCTCGGCCTCGTTCCTTCACCAACAACCGACGCTGAGATCTGTGTGACATTTCTCCTTTCCCACCTTCATAAACTTAGTCCTGGAATGTGAAAATTCTCGCTTTCCAAGTTCGATCGTTACCGCAGCCTTGCAGTCAACAACATTTTTGAGCTGCATTATCCCCACATATTTGCGTGCGATCGACATAAAACCCCCAACCAGAATGAAGATAGTATCTGATATGGAGAACACCACCCTTGACCTTTTCTGTGCTGGAGGGATTGCGACGATGCTGAATACGGGTGTGACGCTGATGTATTTCAACAAGCACTTCCGCTGGAATTCACCGGCATCCCGACTCGCCTGTGAGTGAAACGTAGCCTAATGCCAAGGCATAGTAAACGAGGGTCACTTGTGACACTGGTGACCGACTCCGGGTGTGTAAGTTAGGGTCCCTAATATAACTACGTTTCTGGTTTAAAAAGTCGCGGTTGCATACTCGGAAATTCAGCGAAGCCACAAAAGCCCCGAATGCAGCCACTATCAACGACAGTCACACTAAAAGGTCTGCCCGCGTTTCCGCAACAGAACGGCGTCGGTTGGCGTGCCCAATTCCTGTCTTTGTAGAGGACGACGAGATGTTTGCTCGGCCGGAAGTCTTGCTTTGAACCCAAATAGGAACTCGCGTTTGGTCTACTAGTGCCTCTACGACACCTGGGCGGAGCTACACTCCCTGTGCATCCAGTTCGTCTCCTAGAGCGGCAACGAGGC from the Toxoplasma gondii ME49 chromosome IX, whole genome shotgun sequence genome contains:
- a CDS encoding hypothetical protein (encoded by transcript TGME49_264600~Predicted trans-membrane domain (TMHMM2.0):65-88:97-120:132-155:169-192), with amino-acid sequence MADILQENFQDLVHSPGGGRSGTTGDSNGQSKASSSWDVSKKWYFKLFDEEEAAFFQSSVKCLALQWVLNIICNVGNFALALVITIHPECLHGHFSWTTVHTSINLVVLCVSMLLGIVGIRQGSTAKLFQSCAGHLLLSTYELLLFIRDLCIICFSMEQDRLYVYFRGGTFQRSLFTGVCSTAGVSCFISLLNAYKLRKLMNVLHKALPAGDASAQA